The following coding sequences lie in one beta proteobacterium CB genomic window:
- the trpC gene encoding indole-3-glycerol-phosphate synthase: MSDILDKIVATKKIEVASDSKKISLANHRDQAQENNLDALLKPRGFIRSIEQKIAAGKAGVITEIKKASPSKGILRENFQPAEIAQSYEKNGAACLSVLTDRDYFQGANAYLQAARAACSIPVLRKDFTIDPYQVYEARAIGADAILLIVACLELNQMKDLEACAHELGLDVLVEVHNAPELEQALELKTPLLGINNRNLKTFEVTLQTTLSLLSMVPAGKTLVTESGIMSRTDVQLMRDHQINAFLVGEAFMRAKDPGVALSELFN, encoded by the coding sequence ATGAGCGATATCCTCGACAAAATTGTTGCCACCAAGAAGATTGAGGTAGCTAGTGATTCAAAAAAAATCTCTCTAGCCAATCATCGCGATCAGGCTCAAGAAAATAATCTTGATGCCCTTTTAAAGCCGCGTGGTTTTATTCGGTCTATCGAACAAAAGATTGCAGCAGGCAAAGCTGGTGTGATTACCGAGATTAAGAAAGCGAGCCCCAGCAAAGGAATATTGCGTGAAAATTTTCAGCCAGCTGAAATTGCGCAGTCCTATGAAAAAAATGGTGCGGCCTGCCTATCCGTTCTCACAGATAGGGATTATTTCCAGGGGGCGAATGCCTATCTTCAGGCCGCAAGGGCTGCATGTAGCATCCCCGTATTACGCAAAGACTTTACGATCGACCCTTATCAAGTCTACGAAGCAAGAGCAATTGGTGCTGATGCGATTTTGTTGATTGTGGCTTGCCTAGAGCTCAATCAGATGAAGGACTTGGAAGCTTGTGCACATGAACTGGGATTGGATGTACTTGTTGAAGTGCATAACGCACCTGAATTAGAGCAGGCCCTTGAATTAAAGACACCGCTACTCGGTATTAATAACCGTAACCTAAAGACTTTTGAAGTAACCCTTCAAACCACACTCTCACTACTATCTATGGTCCCTGCCGGAAAAACTTTGGTTACCGAGTCTGGAATCATGAGTCGCACCGATGTGCAACTCATGCGCGATCACCAGATCAATGCATTCTTAGTAGGCGAAGCGTTCATGCGGGCCAAGGACCCCGGAGTAGCTCTAAGCGAATTATTTAATTAA